The following coding sequences are from one Formosa haliotis window:
- a CDS encoding PAS domain-containing protein yields the protein MKTQQNTLLTNSAIGKDLISKDWTNSGLGNINNWPQNLIFALNLILQSKQPQCVCWGSQLFCFYNQAFKDTFFYPDHTPIHQGTPLESINTEVLNSLKHSFKKTHQTGVAEELEPLAFQNKTKNKSYFSFNFTPLSATEKAAEGVLVSCVDETSQIKANKKLSKLTSRFINIVKQAPIGVLIINTKTKTVDTVNRKYKEIFDENHIVSLGDALIDALPKTPFNLHNEILKTLETGKSFQLSEIPLTNTGHTKPRYFNFLGEVLKDENEAISGFILATTEVTDSVRAKQYVLKSENKFKNVILHSPIPIAVFQGENHVIKIANDTMLNDIWRKDFNDCFNKPLLDVFPELKQQKFPDLLDKVFRTGISHSEKEALATIDGNDGVKDFYFDYDYSPIFETDHSVSGLIITAVDVTEKVTTRKQIEKTETRLRIATEAAELATWELDLNNEHITYSKRLPAILGYPEDAVLSHEFIKNRTVKEDLDNILRPAFERALQTGSYFYEVRTQKKDDTIIWIRTQGKVFYNEDGTPIKVFGTLREITEEKRSQEQLIENEQKFKLLADSMPQKIWTANTKGELDYYNHTVYEYTGHTPETLNPSNWISIVHPDDKEENIKLWQQSIETGQDFLMEHRFLRHDGEYRWQLSRAIPQRDNEGNIQRWVGTSTDIQDHKMFLQELERQVKDRTKLLAEANAKLENSVEELQRMNEELQSFAYISSHDLQEPLRKIQIFRLVF from the coding sequence ATGAAAACACAACAAAACACCCTACTTACAAACTCAGCTATTGGTAAAGATTTAATATCGAAAGATTGGACGAATTCAGGGTTGGGAAACATAAACAACTGGCCTCAAAATTTAATTTTCGCTTTAAATTTAATATTACAAAGTAAGCAACCACAATGTGTATGTTGGGGATCGCAGTTATTTTGCTTCTATAACCAAGCTTTTAAAGACACTTTTTTTTACCCAGACCATACTCCAATCCACCAAGGCACGCCTCTAGAGTCTATTAATACTGAAGTATTAAACAGTTTAAAACACAGTTTCAAGAAGACCCATCAAACTGGTGTCGCTGAAGAATTGGAACCTTTAGCTTTTCAAAATAAAACAAAAAACAAAAGCTACTTTTCCTTTAATTTCACCCCATTATCGGCAACCGAAAAAGCGGCAGAGGGTGTCTTGGTAAGTTGTGTTGACGAGACTAGCCAAATTAAAGCGAATAAAAAATTATCTAAGTTAACATCTCGGTTTATAAACATTGTTAAACAAGCCCCTATTGGTGTTTTAATTATTAACACGAAAACAAAAACGGTAGATACGGTAAACCGAAAATACAAGGAAATATTTGATGAGAATCACATCGTTTCTCTTGGAGACGCTTTAATTGACGCCTTACCCAAAACACCTTTCAATCTTCACAATGAAATTTTAAAAACGCTAGAAACCGGTAAAAGTTTTCAGCTTTCCGAAATCCCTCTTACCAATACAGGCCACACAAAACCTCGATATTTTAATTTTTTAGGTGAAGTATTAAAAGATGAAAACGAAGCAATTTCTGGCTTCATACTAGCAACAACAGAGGTTACAGATTCTGTACGTGCTAAGCAATACGTGCTAAAAAGCGAAAATAAATTTAAGAATGTAATTTTACATAGTCCCATTCCTATCGCCGTATTTCAAGGCGAAAACCATGTAATAAAAATAGCTAACGACACCATGCTAAATGACATTTGGAGAAAGGACTTTAACGACTGTTTTAACAAACCCTTACTAGACGTTTTCCCCGAACTGAAACAACAAAAATTCCCTGATTTATTAGATAAGGTGTTTAGAACAGGTATTTCGCATAGCGAAAAAGAAGCTTTAGCAACAATTGATGGTAACGATGGTGTAAAAGATTTTTATTTCGACTACGATTATTCTCCTATTTTTGAAACCGACCATAGTGTGTCGGGGCTTATAATTACCGCCGTAGACGTTACAGAAAAAGTTACAACTAGAAAACAAATTGAAAAAACAGAAACGCGCTTGCGTATTGCTACAGAAGCCGCCGAACTTGCCACTTGGGAACTCGATTTAAACAACGAACACATTACTTACAGTAAACGTTTACCAGCCATTCTTGGCTACCCAGAAGATGCTGTTTTAAGTCATGAATTCATAAAAAATCGTACCGTAAAAGAAGATCTAGACAACATATTACGTCCTGCTTTCGAGCGTGCCTTGCAAACAGGATCTTATTTTTACGAAGTCCGTACCCAAAAAAAAGACGATACTATTATATGGATTCGCACTCAGGGTAAAGTTTTTTACAATGAAGACGGCACTCCTATAAAAGTATTTGGTACTTTAAGAGAAATTACTGAAGAAAAACGAAGTCAAGAACAACTTATAGAAAACGAACAAAAGTTTAAACTCCTAGCCGATTCTATGCCACAAAAAATTTGGACGGCAAATACAAAAGGTGAATTAGACTATTATAACCATACGGTTTACGAATACACCGGACATACACCAGAAACTCTAAACCCTTCAAACTGGATAAGTATTGTACACCCAGATGATAAGGAAGAAAACATAAAACTCTGGCAACAATCTATTGAAACGGGACAAGACTTTTTAATGGAACACCGGTTTTTAAGACATGATGGTGAGTACAGATGGCAATTAAGTCGTGCAATTCCACAACGAGACAACGAAGGCAATATTCAACGTTGGGTGGGTACAAGTACAGATATTCAAGACCATAAAATGTTTTTGCAAGAATTAGAACGTCAGGTTAAAGACCGAACCAAACTTTTGGCCGAAGCCAATGCTAAACTTGAAAATTCTGTAGAAGAGCTTCAACGTATGAACGAGGAACTTCAGTCATTCGCTTATATTTCAAGTCACGATTTACAAGAACCACTGCGTAAGATTCAAATTTTTCGTCTCGTATTTTAG
- a CDS encoding HPF/RaiA family ribosome-associated protein produces MDLLFEYVNIPKNNYFEYLVKEKLNPLSKKYPHVKNATVFFKVDNLDHEPDNICKIKLNTSNSSICVDAHEESIEQAIQKTSSALEERLKNNMDNSTT; encoded by the coding sequence ATGGACCTGCTATTTGAATACGTGAACATACCCAAAAACAACTATTTTGAATATTTAGTAAAAGAGAAATTAAATCCTTTATCTAAAAAGTATCCCCATGTAAAAAATGCAACCGTATTTTTTAAAGTCGATAATTTAGATCACGAACCAGATAATATTTGCAAAATAAAACTCAACACTTCTAATTCTAGCATCTGTGTTGATGCTCACGAAGAATCTATAGAACAAGCCATACAAAAAACATCTTCTGCTTTAGAAGAACGTTTAAAAAACAATATGGATAATTCTACAACTTAA
- a CDS encoding YihY/virulence factor BrkB family protein, with the protein MEEQPNKKFKLKDIPTLFKETFLRWMDSDPWRLSAIIAYYAILSMPALLVIIINVIGAVWGAEIVKGELTHQFTNVLGVEVAESIETMISETQNSDRNLMSTIIGIGTLLFGATGVFYQLQLSLNEIWNIESNPSSNIKRVIISRARGFAFILVVGFLLLISFIISAGISIFNGYIKSMFPEIVLYTAYVLDVCISLSIITSLFALMFKYLPDAKISWKSVWAGGFVTALLFVIGQTLLSLYFTKADPGSTYGAAGTVILILLWVSYSCLILFFGAQFTWVYAKYYTADIKPTDYAVLKSDKS; encoded by the coding sequence ATGGAAGAACAACCAAATAAGAAATTTAAACTGAAGGATATCCCGACATTATTCAAAGAAACCTTTTTAAGATGGATGGATTCAGATCCCTGGCGATTAAGCGCTATTATAGCCTATTACGCCATTTTATCTATGCCTGCGTTATTAGTCATTATTATAAACGTTATTGGAGCAGTTTGGGGAGCCGAAATTGTTAAAGGTGAATTAACGCATCAGTTTACTAATGTTTTAGGAGTTGAAGTTGCCGAGTCTATTGAAACCATGATATCGGAAACCCAAAACTCCGATAGAAATTTAATGTCTACCATAATTGGTATTGGTACGTTACTCTTTGGTGCCACTGGAGTGTTTTATCAATTACAACTATCCTTAAACGAAATTTGGAATATCGAATCAAATCCGAGCTCGAATATAAAACGTGTAATTATTAGTCGCGCTCGTGGGTTTGCATTTATTTTGGTAGTAGGGTTTTTATTGCTAATTAGTTTTATAATTTCTGCAGGTATTTCTATTTTCAATGGCTATATAAAAAGTATGTTTCCAGAAATTGTATTGTATACCGCTTATGTTCTAGATGTGTGTATTTCTTTAAGTATTATAACGTCTTTATTTGCGCTTATGTTTAAGTATTTACCCGATGCTAAAATTTCTTGGAAAAGTGTTTGGGCAGGAGGGTTTGTAACGGCTCTGCTATTTGTTATCGGACAAACTTTACTGAGCTTATATTTTACAAAAGCAGATCCTGGTTCTACATATGGGGCGGCAGGAACCGTAATTTTAATTCTTTTGTGGGTGTCGTATTCTTGTCTTATTTTATTCTTCGGTGCTCAATTTACCTGGGTGTATGCTAAGTATTATACGGCAGATATAAAACCAACAGATTACGCCGTTTTAAAGTCAGATAAATCATAA
- a CDS encoding CsbD family protein, which yields MNRDQIEGKWKQIKGQLKQKYGELTDDDLTYSEGKFDEMVGRVQEKTGKTKEELQDEIDSWL from the coding sequence ATGAACAGAGATCAAATAGAAGGAAAATGGAAACAAATCAAAGGGCAGTTAAAGCAAAAATATGGCGAACTAACCGATGATGATTTAACATATTCTGAAGGAAAATTCGATGAAATGGTTGGAAGAGTTCAGGAAAAAACTGGAAAAACCAAAGAAGAACTTCAAGACGAAATTGACAGCTGGCTATAA
- a CDS encoding AI-2E family transporter: protein MQKRISPNIIRQVFVLLLILLFGIIIFKELIPYLSGILGAITFSVLLQKPLDFLLKRGWKASVATTVLLLASFIGILIPFAATALLLGSRVEKAIGKSEVIIKDIKGIISTWEHDLGYQFTSKIDASSVSTWLSENVPNLLGGTFNVFISIAIMYMLLYFMLSNREALQKALLDYIPINNDDLHIIGRESLMMVKSNAIGIPLVAFAQGIVALIGFLIFKIADPFFWSIVVFVGSMIPFVGTLIGTLPVFILSLINGETTQAWGILIYGLVVIGSTDNLLRLFILKRLDDVHPLITLIGVIVGVPLFGFIGLVFGPLLISLFLLILRIYKDKYGKEVGKSEEMRL from the coding sequence ATGCAAAAAAGAATCTCTCCTAATATTATAAGACAAGTTTTTGTATTGTTACTTATTCTTTTATTTGGTATTATAATATTTAAGGAACTCATTCCATATTTATCTGGAATTTTAGGAGCCATCACATTTTCGGTTTTGTTGCAAAAACCATTAGATTTTTTGCTAAAACGTGGTTGGAAGGCAAGTGTGGCCACGACAGTATTGTTATTGGCTTCGTTTATTGGGATTCTTATTCCTTTTGCGGCTACGGCATTATTACTAGGAAGTCGAGTAGAAAAAGCTATTGGGAAGTCGGAAGTAATAATTAAGGACATCAAAGGTATTATCTCTACTTGGGAGCATGATTTAGGGTATCAATTCACCTCAAAAATCGATGCGTCTTCTGTTTCAACTTGGTTGTCGGAGAATGTGCCAAATTTATTAGGTGGTACTTTTAATGTGTTTATTTCTATTGCCATCATGTATATGTTATTATACTTTATGTTGAGTAATAGAGAGGCTTTACAAAAAGCCTTGTTAGATTATATTCCGATTAATAATGACGATTTACACATCATTGGTAGAGAAAGTTTAATGATGGTGAAATCTAATGCTATTGGGATTCCATTAGTTGCATTTGCACAGGGAATTGTGGCATTAATTGGCTTTTTAATTTTTAAAATAGCCGACCCATTTTTTTGGTCTATTGTTGTTTTTGTAGGTTCCATGATTCCATTTGTGGGAACTTTAATAGGGACACTACCTGTTTTTATATTATCGCTTATAAATGGTGAAACAACACAAGCATGGGGGATTTTAATTTATGGTCTTGTGGTAATAGGTTCTACAGACAACCTATTACGCCTTTTTATTTTAAAACGGCTAGATGATGTGCATCCGTTAATTACCCTAATAGGTGTTATTGTAGGTGTGCCGTTATTTGGTTTTATAGGCTTGGTTTTTGGGCCATTGCTTATTAGTTTGTTTCTTTTAATCTTAAGGATTTATAAAGATAAATATGGTAAAGAGGTGGGGAAATCGGAGGAGATGCGTTTGTAA
- a CDS encoding SOS response-associated peptidase family protein, protein MFYKLSNIADRQTIEQTVSAVFKFPNIYKPKYIINGTEEHVLPILTAEDTTYIKFAIWGMLPTYFTGDWKPYQHTKNTLNITCDALKNHLMFYRNSQVKRCLIPVTGFIEDVNDEGELKSYYVSRPRSKPFCIAGIYNQLEDGFYTVSLLVGPSKKSTAKFQPLILNPDLQQDWLNSNCDTLNALELLKKPHSYMLNRVPISSIHVLNNDINDLEAELGLENAV, encoded by the coding sequence ATGTTTTATAAATTATCGAATATAGCAGATCGTCAAACTATTGAACAGACAGTTTCTGCGGTGTTCAAATTTCCTAATATCTATAAACCAAAATATATAATAAATGGTACAGAAGAACACGTGTTACCTATTTTAACAGCAGAAGATACCACGTATATAAAGTTTGCCATTTGGGGTATGTTGCCAACTTACTTTACGGGCGATTGGAAACCCTATCAACATACAAAGAACACGTTAAATATTACCTGTGATGCCTTAAAAAATCATTTGATGTTTTACAGAAATAGTCAGGTTAAACGTTGTTTAATTCCCGTTACTGGGTTTATAGAAGATGTAAATGATGAAGGAGAACTAAAGTCTTACTATGTTTCTCGACCCCGTTCCAAACCTTTTTGTATTGCGGGTATATATAATCAATTAGAAGATGGATTTTATACTGTTTCCTTATTGGTTGGGCCTTCAAAAAAATCAACGGCCAAGTTTCAACCCCTGATTTTAAACCCCGATTTACAGCAGGACTGGTTGAACAGTAATTGCGACACTTTAAATGCATTAGAGCTTCTGAAAAAACCTCATAGCTACATGTTAAATCGCGTGCCTATCTCCTCTATACATGTGTTGAATAACGATATTAATGATCTAGAAGCAGAGTTAGGTCTAGAAAATGCCGTGTAA
- a CDS encoding DUF1328 family protein: protein MLRWTITFVILAIIAAIFGFGGIAAGAAGIAKILFFIFIILFVISLFTGRNPIK, encoded by the coding sequence ATGTTACGTTGGACAATCACTTTTGTAATTTTAGCTATTATTGCCGCCATTTTTGGATTTGGAGGAATCGCTGCAGGAGCAGCCGGAATTGCTAAAATATTATTCTTTATATTTATTATTCTTTTTGTAATTTCATTGTTTACAGGAAGAAATCCTATAAAATAA
- a CDS encoding helix-turn-helix domain-containing protein, giving the protein MKLFVKFDYQVVCKRVLEAQLEALDIPYTLNGIGEIEFSKTLNSDKKEALIKGLAFYGIQIIQDEKDVLVQRIKDVISEMIFNADENQTFNTSTLLSKKLNYSYNYLSTVFSEITYTSIENFVILKKIDYAKELMSQNESLTLTEIAHRLQYSSVAHLSAQFKKITGLTPSNFQKIMAKRKSRT; this is encoded by the coding sequence ATGAAATTATTTGTAAAATTTGATTACCAAGTGGTTTGTAAACGTGTTTTAGAAGCACAATTGGAAGCTCTCGATATTCCCTATACATTAAATGGAATTGGGGAAATTGAGTTTTCGAAAACTTTAAATTCAGATAAAAAAGAAGCGTTAATTAAAGGCTTAGCTTTTTATGGGATTCAGATTATTCAGGATGAAAAGGATGTATTAGTGCAGAGAATTAAAGATGTAATTTCGGAAATGATTTTTAATGCCGACGAAAACCAAACCTTTAACACCTCGACCTTACTTAGCAAAAAGTTAAATTATTCATACAATTATCTATCGACAGTGTTTTCTGAAATCACCTATACCTCTATAGAAAATTTTGTGATACTAAAAAAGATAGATTACGCCAAGGAATTAATGTCGCAAAACGAGAGTTTAACTTTAACCGAAATTGCACATCGTTTACAGTATAGCAGTGTTGCTCATTTATCGGCACAATTCAAGAAAATAACGGGTTTAACGCCATCTAATTTTCAGAAAATTATGGCCAAGCGCAAGTCACGTACTTAA
- a CDS encoding YSC84-related protein → MKVLKNVFVFLVVCSMSFAVNAQSEKDKKIIKESDEAVKTLLSVNPGLKTFFDKSAGCAVFPNVGKGGFIVGGASGNGVLYEYGKKKGMASLKELNVGLQAGGQALIEVIFFEKKEDVDKFKEGKFEFDAGVSAVALKSGESLDAKYKDGVAVFTHSKAGLMAEASVGGQKFKFKPFK, encoded by the coding sequence ATGAAAGTATTAAAGAATGTATTCGTTTTTTTAGTGGTTTGCAGCATGTCTTTTGCTGTAAATGCACAAAGTGAAAAAGATAAAAAGATTATTAAAGAATCTGATGAAGCAGTAAAAACACTTTTAAGTGTGAATCCAGGTTTAAAAACCTTTTTTGACAAATCTGCTGGATGTGCCGTTTTTCCAAATGTTGGTAAAGGAGGCTTTATTGTTGGTGGTGCTTCCGGAAATGGCGTATTATATGAGTACGGAAAGAAAAAAGGAATGGCTAGTTTAAAAGAGCTAAATGTAGGATTACAAGCTGGAGGACAAGCCTTAATTGAAGTCATCTTTTTTGAAAAGAAAGAAGATGTAGACAAGTTTAAAGAAGGTAAATTTGAATTTGACGCAGGAGTATCTGCGGTAGCATTAAAATCTGGAGAAAGCTTAGATGCTAAGTATAAAGATGGCGTTGCTGTATTTACACACTCTAAAGCTGGGCTTATGGCTGAAGCTTCTGTAGGAGGTCAGAAATTTAAGTTTAAGCCATTTAAATAA
- a CDS encoding outer membrane beta-barrel family protein — translation MRQLFFFIIFFLGLVIHIQAQEISIKGVVVEKGSNLAVPYATVVIVDSQSNQPITGTTTNEDGAFNIETDSKAVYLKISFIGFKTLTFNSIDFNSSNIDLGTLYMEQDAQALDEVVVRAEVSSTQFKLDRKIFNVGQDIANTGASALEVLNNVPSVNVNIEGQVSLRGNSGVQILIDGKPSVLADESSNALGTITSDMIERIEVITNPSAKYDAEGTAGILNIILKKEEKKGLNGSISLNTGIPDNHSIGVSLNRRTEKFNLFTQFGGGYRSLPRENTSENTNFETESTVTSEGTEYRNETFFNITLGTDYHINDLNVLTLSGNFAYEIEDQPSRTDFSSYQGSVLESQWYREEATDATNPKWQYELNYKKEFKNNEEHTLLFSALGSFFGKDQESEFTNTTTYGDIVNVDQQTETTFQQADYTFKLDYTNPISETFTIETGVQYLINDVGNDYEVRELESGEWIVNPNLTNNFEYNQKVLGFYGTGSYEADKWGVKMGLRIEDTNLHTLLTNTDEENNQKYTDFFPTVHSSYKFNDDFSIQAGYSKRIFRPRLWDLNPFFNIKNNYNIRVGNPNLQPEYTNSYELTGILKLGKATLNSSVFYLYTTDVVERVSVFQDNVTVTTPINVGTNGAVGFEFNGKYAPLNWLSFNGDFNFNYFEREGDFEDQSFDFTGNKWSGRITSKIGLPADFDLEITGQYESDYQTVQGESEGFAFADIGLRKKILKGKVVVNFAVKDVFESRIYQSTILNENNYNYNRNFRGRFFTLGFSYGFGRGEAMTYSGRR, via the coding sequence ATGAGGCAGTTGTTCTTTTTTATCATATTTTTTTTAGGTCTTGTTATACATATTCAAGCACAGGAAATTTCCATTAAAGGTGTTGTTGTAGAAAAAGGGTCTAATTTGGCAGTGCCTTACGCTACCGTTGTAATTGTAGACTCTCAATCTAATCAACCTATAACGGGAACGACCACCAACGAAGACGGTGCGTTTAACATAGAAACCGATTCTAAAGCGGTGTATTTAAAAATTAGTTTTATAGGTTTTAAAACCTTGACTTTTAATAGTATCGATTTTAATTCGTCTAATATCGATTTGGGAACCTTGTATATGGAACAAGATGCCCAAGCTTTAGACGAGGTAGTTGTTCGTGCCGAAGTGTCTTCAACCCAATTTAAACTCGATCGAAAAATATTTAATGTGGGGCAGGATATCGCGAATACCGGTGCGAGTGCATTAGAAGTTTTAAATAATGTTCCGTCTGTAAATGTTAATATAGAAGGCCAAGTAAGTTTAAGAGGAAATAGTGGTGTTCAAATTTTAATAGATGGTAAACCTTCGGTATTGGCAGACGAAAGTAGTAATGCTTTAGGTACTATTACTTCAGATATGATTGAACGTATAGAAGTTATAACCAATCCATCTGCCAAATATGACGCAGAAGGAACAGCGGGAATTTTAAATATAATTCTTAAAAAAGAAGAGAAAAAAGGATTAAATGGTTCCATTTCGCTTAATACAGGAATTCCAGATAACCATAGTATTGGAGTGAGTTTAAATAGAAGAACCGAAAAATTTAACTTATTCACCCAGTTTGGAGGAGGATATCGCTCTTTGCCTAGAGAAAACACTTCAGAAAATACAAATTTTGAAACAGAATCTACCGTAACAAGTGAAGGAACGGAATATAGAAATGAAACCTTTTTCAACATTACTTTAGGAACAGATTATCATATAAACGATTTAAATGTTTTAACGCTTTCAGGAAATTTTGCTTACGAAATTGAAGATCAACCGTCGCGTACAGATTTTAGTTCGTATCAAGGTTCTGTACTAGAATCTCAGTGGTACCGGGAAGAGGCTACCGATGCTACAAACCCGAAATGGCAATATGAATTGAATTATAAAAAGGAATTCAAAAATAACGAGGAGCATACCTTGCTGTTTAGTGCTTTAGGAAGTTTCTTCGGAAAAGATCAAGAATCTGAATTTACAAATACAACCACTTATGGCGATATTGTAAATGTAGATCAGCAAACAGAAACCACATTTCAGCAAGCAGATTATACCTTTAAGTTAGATTATACAAATCCTATTTCGGAAACGTTTACGATAGAAACAGGTGTGCAATACTTAATAAATGACGTTGGTAATGATTATGAAGTTCGTGAATTAGAATCGGGAGAGTGGATAGTAAATCCTAACCTAACCAATAATTTTGAATACAACCAGAAAGTGCTCGGCTTTTATGGAACGGGGTCTTATGAAGCAGACAAATGGGGTGTAAAAATGGGACTTCGTATAGAGGATACAAACCTACACACATTATTAACTAATACCGACGAAGAAAACAACCAGAAATACACCGATTTTTTTCCAACCGTTCACAGTTCCTATAAATTTAACGACGATTTTTCAATACAAGCGGGGTATTCTAAACGAATTTTTAGACCTCGTTTATGGGATTTAAATCCGTTTTTCAATATTAAAAACAATTATAATATCCGTGTAGGAAATCCAAACTTACAACCAGAATACACCAATTCTTACGAGCTTACAGGAATATTAAAACTAGGGAAAGCAACACTTAATTCTAGTGTGTTTTATCTGTACACTACAGATGTTGTAGAGCGTGTGTCTGTTTTTCAAGATAATGTTACCGTAACCACGCCTATAAATGTAGGAACAAATGGTGCTGTAGGTTTTGAGTTTAACGGTAAATATGCTCCTTTAAATTGGTTGTCTTTTAATGGTGATTTTAATTTCAATTATTTTGAACGTGAAGGAGATTTTGAAGACCAATCTTTCGATTTTACAGGGAATAAATGGAGCGGACGCATAACGTCTAAAATAGGATTACCTGCCGATTTTGATTTAGAAATTACTGGGCAGTACGAATCCGATTATCAAACGGTACAAGGCGAAAGCGAAGGTTTTGCTTTTGCCGATATTGGTTTACGTAAAAAAATATTAAAAGGAAAAGTAGTTGTAAATTTTGCAGTGAAAGATGTTTTTGAATCTCGAATTTATCAGTCTACCATTCTAAATGAAAATAACTATAATTATAACCGAAATTTTAGAGGTCGTTTCTTTACGCTTGGCTTTAGTTATGGTTTTGGTAGAGGAGAAGCTATGACCTATTCAGGAAGACGATAA
- a CDS encoding phosphotransferase translates to MTVFPVITSTISASAIGAFLIETYGFSQSASCTLFRTGMNHTYMVSDFNCKYVFRIYCYKWRTKLEIIEELRLLTGLEKKAVSVSYPLKDKEGEFIQDIQAPEGLRYGVLFSFAEGDKMRFLDEKTCFSIGQLMAKFHKSTQNKSLQRKVYNAETLLKAPYRKAKSYFNEALDEMQFIKTQIDEISKTFNAINEETLRKGVVHLDIWYDNMSVKNTNDITLFDFDFCGNGWFIFDIGYFCKQLFHIEMDKSNYELKRNKFLEGYNSVLTLRQVELDLLPKAGLAVYIFYLGIQCERFDWSNIFLSENYLKMYVGRMHSWNAYNQENILDSCG, encoded by the coding sequence ATGACAGTATTTCCTGTAATAACATCCACTATTTCGGCCTCAGCTATAGGTGCGTTTCTAATAGAAACGTATGGCTTCAGTCAATCTGCATCCTGTACTTTGTTTAGAACAGGAATGAATCATACCTATATGGTAAGTGACTTTAATTGTAAATATGTGTTTCGTATTTACTGTTACAAATGGCGAACAAAATTAGAAATTATTGAAGAGCTACGGTTGTTAACAGGCCTTGAGAAAAAAGCCGTAAGTGTATCCTATCCGTTAAAGGATAAAGAGGGTGAATTTATCCAAGATATTCAAGCGCCAGAAGGCTTACGGTATGGAGTCCTTTTTTCGTTTGCGGAAGGCGATAAAATGAGGTTCTTAGATGAGAAAACCTGTTTTTCAATCGGGCAATTAATGGCGAAGTTTCATAAATCTACACAAAATAAATCATTACAACGTAAGGTTTATAATGCCGAAACTCTACTGAAGGCACCATATAGAAAAGCTAAGTCATATTTTAATGAGGCTCTAGACGAGATGCAATTTATTAAAACACAAATCGATGAAATATCGAAAACCTTTAATGCTATAAACGAAGAAACTTTAAGAAAGGGTGTGGTGCATTTAGATATTTGGTACGATAATATGAGTGTAAAGAACACAAATGATATTACACTCTTTGATTTTGATTTTTGTGGCAATGGCTGGTTTATATTCGATATAGGGTATTTCTGTAAACAATTGTTTCATATAGAAATGGATAAGTCCAATTATGAACTGAAGAGAAATAAATTCTTAGAAGGATATAATAGTGTTTTAACATTAAGGCAGGTCGAGTTAGATTTACTCCCAAAAGCTGGGCTTGCGGTTTATATTTTTTATTTAGGCATTCAATGTGAACGTTTCGATTGGTCTAACATTTTTCTTTCAGAAAATTATTTAAAAATGTATGTGGGGCGCATGCATTCATGGAATGCGTATAATCAAGAAAACATCTTAGATAGTTGTGGTTAA
- a CDS encoding universal stress protein: protein MKNILVTIDFDGKEQILLDKAYQFASVFNSKVWIMHIAAPDPDFVGYSVGPQYIRDSRAEELRNEHRILQDFSRTLNERGVETDALLVDGATIEMIMKEAEKLNADLIITGHNDHGFFYKAFIGSTSEQIIAKSKIPVLLVPLDR from the coding sequence ATGAAAAACATTTTAGTCACAATCGATTTTGATGGGAAAGAACAGATTTTATTAGATAAGGCCTATCAATTTGCATCTGTATTTAATTCGAAAGTTTGGATTATGCATATTGCAGCGCCAGATCCAGATTTTGTTGGGTATAGTGTAGGGCCACAATATATAAGAGATAGCAGGGCCGAAGAGCTGCGTAACGAACATCGTATACTTCAAGATTTTTCTAGAACCTTAAATGAACGCGGTGTAGAAACAGATGCTTTATTAGTGGATGGAGCTACTATTGAAATGATTATGAAGGAAGCAGAAAAATTAAATGCCGATTTAATTATCACGGGGCATAATGATCATGGATTCTTTTATAAAGCATTTATAGGAAGTACCTCTGAACAAATTATTGCAAAATCTAAAATCCCTGTGCTTTTGGTGCCTTTAGACCGCTAG